Genomic window (Mesorhizobium sp. M4B.F.Ca.ET.058.02.1.1):
TGGATCGCCTATCACCGGATACCGAGCTTCATCGTGACGCTGGCGGGCATGCTGATCTTTCGAGGCATCTGCCAGGCCCTGCTGGGCGGCGGCTCCTCGGTCGGCCCGCTTCCAGACAGTTTCAAGGCGCTAAGCTCGGGCTTCATTCCGGACGTGATCGGGCCGCTGACGCTGATCCCGCCGACGGTGAATGCCGCCGGCAAGACCATCCTCGGCAGCGGGCTTACGCTGCACATGACGACGATCGTGCTCGGACTGATCGCGGTGCTGGCCTATGCCTATTTCGGGCTGCGGGCCCGCCGCAAGCGTGAGCGTCATGGCTATGAGGCCGAGCCTTTCCCGCTGTTCGTCATCAAGACGCTGGTCGGCAGCGCGTTGGCGCTGTTCCTGGTCTTCCAGTTCGCGAGCTACAGGGGCCTGCCGGTTGTGCTGCTGGTGATGGGCGTGCTGATCTCGCTGTTCGTCTTCGTCACCAAGCGCATGACCATCGGCCGCCGCATCTATGCCATGGGCGGCAACGCCAAGGCGGCGCAACTGTCGGGCATCAACACCGAACGGCTGACGCTGATGGTGTTCATCAACATGGGCGTGCTGTCGGCGCTCGGCGGCCTGATCATCGCGGCGCGCCTCGGCCAGGCGGTGCCCGCGGCCGGCCTCGGCAGCGAGCTCGACGTCATCGCGGCCGTGTTCATCGGCGGCGCCTCGGCGATGGGCGGCGTCGGGCAGGTCATCGGTGCGGTGGTCGGCGGCTTCATCATGGGTGTGATGAACAACGGCATGTCGATCATGGGCGTCAACGTCGACTGGCAGCAGGTGGTCAAGGGCCTGGTGCTGCTCGGCGCGGTGATCTTCGACGTCTACAACAAGAACAAGGCCTGACGGCAGCAATTCCAGGAAAGCTGCATAGCGGTTTTCCGTCCGGAATTGCGCAGAGACAATATATTGGAAGCGGTCGGCTGCTCGAAGCTGAACCGCACCAGCCGAGGAAAGCAGGAGGCATACGGGTCCAGATCGCGAAGCTGCCGGCAACCCGCCGGCGCCAAGAAGTCCCCGGAGGGACCAGGCTCGCGAGCGCAATCCGGACGAAGAGTTTCAACCGTGGCACGGAACTGTTCCGGGCCGCGACGGTCAGGGTTTGCCCATCGGCGGCCGGGCCAAGGCAAAAGAGAGAGGGTTCATCATGCTGATCTCCCAGATCCTCGACGACGCCGAGACGATCCGCGTCGTCGCCCGCAACGGCGGCAAGACGCGGATCATCAACGGCGCCCGCAGCGTCTATTCGCTGGCGATGGAGGCGGCGCGCACCGGCACCGGCCTCGTGGCGCTGATCGAGCGCAAGGGTTTCGGCGAAACCATCGATCTCGATGCCGTTTACAAGAAAGGACGGCTGGTCTCGCCGATCAACCATCCGGATCCGGCGCACCTGCATCTCACAGGCACCGGCCTGACGCATTTGGGCTCCGCCGCGACGCGCGATTCCATGCACAGGAAGCTCAGCGCCGACGGTGAGGAGCAACTCACCGATTCCATGAAGATGTTCCGCATGGGGCTGGAAGGGGGCAAGCCTCCAAAGGGCCAGGTCGGCGTGCAGCCGGAGTGGTTCTACAAGGGCAACGGCACGATGGCAGTGGCGCCGGGCGCGGCGCTAATGTCGCCCGCTTTCGCGCAGGACGCCGGCGAGGAGCCGGAGATAGCCGGCATCTACGTCATCGGCGACGACGGCGCGCCGTTCCGTGTCGGCTTCACCCTGTCGAACGAGTTCTCAGACCATGTGACGGAGCGGGTGAACTACCTGTTCCTCGCCCACTCCAAGCTGCGCAACGCCTCGTTCGGGCCAGAGATCCTGATCGGCGACCTGCCGGCCGACATCAGGGGCTCCTCGCGCATCTGGCGCGACGGCAAGCTGCTTTGGGAAAAGCCGTTCCTGTCGGGCGAGGCGAACATGTCGCATACCATCGCCAATCTCGAGCATCACCACTTCAAATACTCGGCCTTCCGCCAGCCGGGCGACGTGCATGTCCACATGTTCGGCACGGCGACGCTCTCCTTCGCCGACGGCGTCAAGACCGAGGCGGGCGACACTTTCGAGATCGAGGCGAAGGATTTCGGCCTGCCGCTGCGCAACCCGCTCGAGATCGAGAAGCCGGTGAAGGTGGCGGTCAAGGCGCTTTGAGCGCATTCTCCTTCTCCCCTTGTGGGAGAAGGTGGCCTCGCGAAGCGAGGTCGGATGAGGGGTGCTCCAGCTTGGCAAAGACGGGTGATCCGTCACCTACCCCTCATCCGTCTCGGCGCTGCGCACCGATCCACCTTCTCCCACAAGGGGAGAAGGCGGAGGGCGCACAACCTCAATAGATATCGAAGTCGAAATACTTCGCCTGGATCTTCTTGTAGGTGCCGTCGGCGACGATGGCGTCTATTGCCGCGTTGAGCTTGTCGCGAAGTGCAGTGTCGTCCAGGCGCACGGCGATGC
Coding sequences:
- the mmsB gene encoding multiple monosaccharide ABC transporter permease; translation: MSTESAPAPQSGAAEDVKQGPRVAVSALTTNLREYGLIIALIVIMLFFQYTTSGTLFKPVNLSNLVQQNSFIIVMALGMLLVIVSGHIDLSVGSVAGFIGALAAMMMVIWPLGIISNPLVVSIVCLIVGALIGAAQGYWIAYHRIPSFIVTLAGMLIFRGICQALLGGGSSVGPLPDSFKALSSGFIPDVIGPLTLIPPTVNAAGKTILGSGLTLHMTTIVLGLIAVLAYAYFGLRARRKRERHGYEAEPFPLFVIKTLVGSALALFLVFQFASYRGLPVVLLVMGVLISLFVFVTKRMTIGRRIYAMGGNAKAAQLSGINTERLTLMVFINMGVLSALGGLIIAARLGQAVPAAGLGSELDVIAAVFIGGASAMGGVGQVIGAVVGGFIMGVMNNGMSIMGVNVDWQQVVKGLVLLGAVIFDVYNKNKA
- the araD1 gene encoding AraD1 family protein produces the protein MLISQILDDAETIRVVARNGGKTRIINGARSVYSLAMEAARTGTGLVALIERKGFGETIDLDAVYKKGRLVSPINHPDPAHLHLTGTGLTHLGSAATRDSMHRKLSADGEEQLTDSMKMFRMGLEGGKPPKGQVGVQPEWFYKGNGTMAVAPGAALMSPAFAQDAGEEPEIAGIYVIGDDGAPFRVGFTLSNEFSDHVTERVNYLFLAHSKLRNASFGPEILIGDLPADIRGSSRIWRDGKLLWEKPFLSGEANMSHTIANLEHHHFKYSAFRQPGDVHVHMFGTATLSFADGVKTEAGDTFEIEAKDFGLPLRNPLEIEKPVKVAVKAL